One stretch of Rattus norvegicus strain BN/NHsdMcwi chromosome 12, GRCr8, whole genome shotgun sequence DNA includes these proteins:
- the Srsf9 gene encoding serine/arginine-rich splicing factor 9, producing MSGWADERGGEGDGRIYVGNLPTDVREKDLEDLFYKYGRIREIELKNRHGLVPFAFVRFEDPRDAEDAIYGRNGYDYGQCRLRVEFPRAYGGRGGWPRASRNGPPTRRSDFRVLVSGLPPSGSWQDLKDHMREAGDVCYADVQKDGMGMVEYLRKEDMEYALRKLDDTKFRSHEGETSYIRVYPERGTSYGCSRSRSGSRGRDSPYQSRGSPHYFSPFRPY from the exons ATGTCGGGCTGGGCGGACGAGCGCGGCGGTGAGGGCGACGGGCGCATCTACGTGGGCAACCTTCCGACCGACGTGCGTGAGAAGGACCTCGAGGATCTGTTTTACAAGTACGGTCGCATCCGCGAGATTGAGCTCAAGAACCGGCACGGCCTCGTGCCCTTCGCCTTCGTGCGCTTCGAGGACCCGCG AGATGCTGAGGATGCCATCTATGGAAGAAACGGTTATGACTACGGCCAGTGTCGACTCCGGGTGGAATTCCCCAGGGCTTACGGAGGTCGGGGAGGGTGGCCCCGAGCCTCGAGGAACGGGCCTCCTACAAGACGATCAGATTTCCGAGTTCTTGTTTCAG GGCTTCCTCCATCCGGCAGCTGGCAGGACCTGAAGGATCACATGCGCGAAGCTGGGGATGTCTGTTACGCAGACGTACAGAAGGACGGAATGGGGATGGTTGAATATTTGAGGAAAGAAGACATGGAATATGCTCTGCGGAAACTGGATGACACCAAATTCCGCTCTCACGAG GGTGAGACTTCGTACATCCGGGTGTATCCTGAGAGGGGCACCAGCTATGGCTGCTCGAGGTCGCGGTCGGGGTCCAGGGGCCGTGACTCTCCATACCAAAGCCGGGGCTCGCCACACTACTTCTCTCCGTTCAGGCCCTACTGA